One Glycine max cultivar Williams 82 chromosome 6, Glycine_max_v4.0, whole genome shotgun sequence DNA segment encodes these proteins:
- the LOC100792910 gene encoding uncharacterized protein isoform X1: protein MQSALRFHFQASNPGIVVPHTNHAFATNLNSHRTLSCTKRRSLPLCSFTAQPSNQTSAVGSPSLQHWNLTNRHVTVLNVFACATAICATWLFCSAIPTLLAFKKAAESMEKLMDATREELPNTMAAIRLSGMEISDLTTELSDIGQEITQGVRSSTRAVRLAEERLRRLTTVPSSASLQGMTINPKAEYDDDEPAVARTARGVREGIVKGRATLQMFFTLTRFSRFALNFITGRRKLSS, encoded by the exons ATGCAGAGTGCCCTGCGATTCCATTTCCAAGCTTCAAACCCAGGCATCGTTGTTCCGCACACGAACCACGCTTTCGCCACCAACCTTAACTCACACCGTACCCTCTCCTGCACAAAACGCCGTTCCCTTCCCCTGTGCTCCTTCACCGCACAACCTTCGAACCAAACCTCCGCCGTTGGATCTCCATCGCTTCAACACTGGAACCTCACCAATCGCCACGTCACCGTTCTCAACGTCTTTGCCTGCGCG ACGGCGATATGTGCAACGTGGCTGTTTTGCTCCGCGATTCCGACGCTCCTG GCTTTCAAGAAAGCAGCGGAGTCGATGGAGAAGCTCATGGATGCCACGAGGGAGGAACTTCCCAACACCATGGCCGCAATTCGATTATCCGGCATGGAAATAAGTGACTTAACCACCGAGCTCAGTGATATAGG CCAAGAGATTACTCAAGGTGTTAGAAGCTCCACTCGTGCAGTTCGCTTGGCAGAGGAGAGGCTTCGCCGCTTGACTACTGTGCCTTCTTCAG CTTCGTTGCAGGGGATGACGATCAACCCGAAAGCTGagtatgatgatgatgagccTGCGGTGGCCAGAACAGCGAGGGGCGTGAGAGAGGGTATTGTCAAGGGTCGTGCTACGTTGCAGATGTTTTTCACCCTCACCCGATTTTCAAGGTTTGCTCTAAACTTTATCACTGGTCGTAGAAAATTGTCAAGCTAG
- the LOC100792910 gene encoding uncharacterized protein isoform X2 gives MQSALRFHFQASNPGIVVPHTNHAFATNLNSHRTLSCTKRRSLPLCSFTAQPSNQTSAVGSPSLQHWNLTNRHVTVLNVFACATAICATWLFCSAIPTLLAFKKAAESMEKLMDATREELPNTMAAIRLSGMEISDLTTELSDIGQEITQGVRSSTRAVRLAEERLRRLTTVPSSGDDDQPES, from the exons ATGCAGAGTGCCCTGCGATTCCATTTCCAAGCTTCAAACCCAGGCATCGTTGTTCCGCACACGAACCACGCTTTCGCCACCAACCTTAACTCACACCGTACCCTCTCCTGCACAAAACGCCGTTCCCTTCCCCTGTGCTCCTTCACCGCACAACCTTCGAACCAAACCTCCGCCGTTGGATCTCCATCGCTTCAACACTGGAACCTCACCAATCGCCACGTCACCGTTCTCAACGTCTTTGCCTGCGCG ACGGCGATATGTGCAACGTGGCTGTTTTGCTCCGCGATTCCGACGCTCCTG GCTTTCAAGAAAGCAGCGGAGTCGATGGAGAAGCTCATGGATGCCACGAGGGAGGAACTTCCCAACACCATGGCCGCAATTCGATTATCCGGCATGGAAATAAGTGACTTAACCACCGAGCTCAGTGATATAGG CCAAGAGATTACTCAAGGTGTTAGAAGCTCCACTCGTGCAGTTCGCTTGGCAGAGGAGAGGCTTCGCCGCTTGACTACTGTGCCTTCTTCAG GGGATGACGATCAACCCGAAAGCTGa
- the LOC100792381 gene encoding E3 ubiquitin-protein ligase RKP yields MSEDSPRVGGFSAGLAVILNGKDGKKNSPKTRLISCCDDLGQQSVERTLEYVFGLPNRSLNSLTGPVDRDFIRSVIRNDFSRYNGKSNYSYRERDGICVNGKNGNGPDVIGLEESSICGDIKVIKSPFLIESMAMFSSARASACVWKGKWMYEVMLETSGIQQLGWATLSCPFTDHKGVGDADDSYAYDGRRVSKWNKDAETYGQSWVVGDIIGCCIDLDRDEIIFYRNGNSLGVAFQGIRKLGPGFGYYPAVSLSQGERCELNFGARPFKYPVEGYLPLQAPPSRSYFVTQLLQCWSRLLDMHSVERAEHSLARKLRRVKRSVSLEEIFHPASYSICEELFSILEADVGITEYMVWGPMLSFMFEVFGLHAPHDYLSLDKVVEVLLQFQGSHVLFEHILNALSCGCKIASLVLTECPYSGSYSHLALACHLLRLEELMVLWWKSPDFEFLFEGFLSRKTPNKQDLDSMIPTVWWPSSCEDASHEGNMMLTTTALSESISKIEEKHRDLCRLVIQFIPPTNPPQLPGAVFRTFLQSLLLKNRGAQRNIPPPGVSSNSVLVSIYTVVLHFLSEGFALGDICGWLKTCKTDVGFLHRGGEQSFPVHLFLKNDPHRADISRLGGSYSHLSKLHPTIGHEMEVIQWDEGCMDSEETRVTHSTRQKPCCCSNYDSDFTRNFKVPAKYLAKGSRGHCSSIPERPAHVAAECSDGSLNDEITDKPSSSDQSEPEYGYRQMHHMKSVPKDTNMSTDRLREEELVDALLWLYHVGLALNFKQASYYMTHQAQSISLLEETDKQIRERACSEQLKHLKEARNEYREEVIDCVRHCAWYRISLFSRWKQRGMYAMCMWVVQLLLVLSNMDSVFIYIPEYYLEALVDCFHVLRKSDPPFVPSTIFIKRGLSSFVTFVVTHFNDPRISSADLRDLLLQSISVLVQYKEYLATFESNEAATQRMPKALLSAFDNRSWIPVMNILLRLCKGSGFSFSKNGESSSSSVLFQRLLREACISDGGLFSSFLNRLFNTLSWTMTEFSVSVREMQEKYQVIEFQQRKCCVIFDLSCNLTRILEFCTREIPQAFLSGPDTNLRRLTELVVFILNHITSAVDAEFFDLSLRRHSQPPEKVNRGMILAPLVGIILNLLDATSSAEYRENNDLLDVFASMDCPDTVQYGFQYLLDYNWDGSFRGEAYVAKYEQLENFLSLLSCRTVLQDDKVDSVGDTDLDDSLCCICYACEADAQIAPCSHRSCYGCITRHLLNCQRCFFCNATVTDVSKIG; encoded by the exons ATGTCTGAAGATAGCCCGCGAGTTGGTGGATTTTCAGCTGGTCTGGCTGTGATATTGAACGGCAAGGATGGTAAGAAAAATTCGCCAAAAACTCGGCTTATTTCTTGCTGTGACGATTTGGGTCAGCAGTCGGTGGAGCGAACCCTGGAGTACGTGTTTGGCCTCCCGAACAGATCACTCAATTCATTGACTGGTCCAGTTGATCGTGATTTCATTCGGTCTGTTATTAGGAATGATTTTTCAAGATATAATGGGAAATCAAATTATTCTTATCGGGAAAGAGACGGGATTTGTGTTAACGGTAAAAATGGCAATGGGCCTGATGTTATAGGCCTAGAAGAATCCAGCATCTGCGGTGATATTAAAGTCATCAAGTCACCTTTTCTTATAGAGAGCATGGCGATGTTCAGTAGTGCCAGGGCTAGTGCTTGTGTTTGGAAAGGAAAATGGATGTATGAAGTTATGTTGGAAACATCTGGCATACAGCAGCTTGGTTGGGCCACTCTTTCTTGCCCTTTCACTGACCATAAAGGTGTTGGCGATGCTGATGATTCATATGCTTATGATGGGAGACGAGTTAGCAAGTGGAACAAGGATGCTGAGACATATGGTCAGTCATGGGTTGTTGGCGATATCATTGGATGCTGTATAGATTTAGATCGAGATGAAATAATATTCTACAGGAATGGTAATTCCCTTGGGGTCGCATTCCAAGGAATTCGAAAATTGGGTCCTGGTTTTGGTTATTATCCAGCAGTTTCTCTCTCCCAGGGTGAAAGATGTGAGTTGAACTTTGGAGCTCGGCCCTTTAAGTATCCAGTTGAAGGCTACCTTCCTCTTCAGGCTCCTCCCTCTAGGAGCTACTTTGTCACCCAATTGCTGCAATGCTGGTCAAGGCTGTTGGACATGCATTCGGTGGAACGAGCTGAGCATTCTTTAGCTCGGAAGTTGAGAAGAGTGAAGAGGTCtgtttcattggaagaaattttcCATCCAGCTTCTTATTCCATATGTGAGGAATTATTCTCTATCCTTGAAGCAGATGTTGGGATCACAGAGTATATGGTCTGGGGTCCAATGTTGTCTTTCATGTTTGAAGTTTTTGGTTTGCATGCACCCCATGATTACTTAAGCTTGGATAAAGTAGTTGAGGTTCTGCTACAATTTCAAGGATCACATGTGCTATTTGAACACATCCTAAATGCCCTTTCCTGTGGTTGTAAAATAGCCTCATTAGTTCTAACTGAGTGTCCTTACTCTGGCTCATATTCTCACCTTGCATTGGCATGTCATCTACTAAGACTAGAGGAACttatggtgctttggtggaagTCACCAGATTTTGAATTCTTGTTTGAAGGTTTTCTTTCACGAAAGACTCCAAACAAACAGGATCTTGACTCCATGATACCAACTGTTTGGTGGCCTAGTTCATGTGAAGATGCATCTCATGAAGGTAACATGATGTTGACAACCACAGCTTTGTCGGAATCAATCAGCAAG ATTGAGGAGAAGCATAGGGACCTTTGTCGCTTAGTGATACAATTTATACCACCTACGAATCCTCCCCAGTTACCTGGAGCAGTATTTAGGACATTTTTACAGAGCCTTCTACTGAAGAACAGAGGAGCACAACGAAATATTCCACCCCCTGGAGTTTCTAGCAACTCGGTTCTTGTTTCAATTTACACAGTTGTACTCCATTTTCTATCTGAGGGATTTGCCTTGGGTGACATCTGTGGCTGGTTAAAGACCTGCAAAACAGATGTTGGTTTCCTTCATAGAGGTGGTGAACAAAGTTTTCCTGTACATTTATTTCTGAAAAATGATCCCCATAGAGCTGATATTTCCAGGCTTGGGGGATCCTATAGCCATTTATCAAAGCTACACCCAACAATTGGTCATGAAATGGAAGTGATTCAATGGGATGAAGGTTGCATGGATAGTGAAGAAACCAGGGTCACTCATTCAACCAGGCAGAAGCCATGCTGTTGTTCTAATTATGATTCTGATTTTACAAGGAACTTCAAGGTTCCAGCTAAATACCTGGCCAAAGGTTCTCGTGGTCATTGTAGCTCTATTCCAGAAAGACCTGCTCATGTCGCTGCTGAATGCAGTGATGGGAGTTTGAATGATGAGATAACTGATAAACCAAGCTCCAGTGATCAATCTGAACCTGAGTATGGTTACCGCCAAATGCATCATATGAAATCTGTACCAAAGGATACTAATATGTCTACAGATAGGCTAAGAGAAGAAGAGCTAGTTGATGCTTTGCTATGGTTGTATCATGTTGGTCTTGCTCTGAATTTTAAGCAG GCATCATACTACATGACTCATCAGGCACAGTCAATTTCCCTTCTGGAGGAAACTGATAAGCAAATCAGAGAACGAGCTTGCAGTGAGCAATTGAAGCATTTGAAAGAAGCTCGTAATGAATATAGAGAAGAGGTTATTGATTGTGTTAGGCATTGTGCTTG GTACCGCATCTCTCTATTTTCTCGATGGAAGCAGAGAGGAATGTATGCAATGTGCATGTGGGTTGTCCAGTTGCTACTGGTTCTTAGCAATATGGATTCAGTGTTTATCTACATCCCTGAATATTATCTGGAAGCTTTG GTTGATTGCTTTCATGTGTTGCGGAAAAGTGATCCTCCCTTTGTTCCATCCACAATTTTCATCAAACGAGGACTTTCTTCATTT GTCACCTTTGTAGTTACCCATTTCAATGATCCAAGAATATCAAGTGCAGATCTTAGGGATCTTCTTCTTCAGTCTATATCTGTCCTGGTGCAATACAAGGAGTATTTGGCTACCTTTGAGAGCAATGAGGCAGCCACCCAAAGAATGCCGAAAGCTTTATTATCAGCATTTGATAACAGATCTTGGATTCCAGTGATGAACATACTCCTACGATTATGCAAGGGTTCtggttttagtttttcaaaGAATGGAGAATCATCTTCGTCGTCAGTTCTTTTCCAA AGGTTGCTAAGAGAAGCTTGCATAAGTGATGGAGGGTTGTTTTCATCTTTTCTAAACCGTCTGTTCAATACACTCAGCTGGACCATGACTGAATTTTCAGTTTCTGTTCGAGAAATGCAAGAAAAGTACCAG GTAATAGAGTTTCAGCAAAGGAAATGCTGTGTCATATTTGATCTTTCATGTAATCTTACAAGGATTCTAGAGTTCTGCACTCGTGAGATTCCTCAAGCATTCCTCTCTGGACCAGACACAAACCTCCGAAGGTTAACCGAGTTGGTTGTGTTTATCTTAAATCACATTACTTCTGCAGTCGATGCTGAATTCTTTGACTT GTCCCTTAGACGGCATAGCCAACCTCCAGAAAAAGTAAACCGAGGCATGATATTGGCACCTCTAGTAGGGATCATCCTAAATTTATTGGATGCTACAAGTTCAGCAGAATATCGAGAAAACAATGATCTTTTAGATGTTTTCGCAAGCATGGACTGTCCAGATACTGTTCAGTATGGATTCCAGTATCTTCTGGATTATAACTGG GATGGATCTTTTCGGGGGGAAGCTTATGTGGCAAAATATGAGCAGCTAGAGAATTTTCTGAGTCTCCTTAGTTGTCGCACTGTGTTACAAGATGATAAAGTGGATAGTGTGGGAGATACAGATCTTGATGACAGCTTGTGCTGCATATGTTATGCAtgtgaagcagatgctcaaatTGCACCATGTTCACACAGGTCTTGTTATGGCTGCATTACCAGGCACCTTTTGAACTGCCAAAGATGTTTCTTTTGCAACGCAACAGTGACAGATGTTAGCAAAATTGGTTAG
- the LOC100793430 gene encoding uncharacterized protein gives MLGRGEEELTRIPWLILTQLIVLFLLFALLFFFTLLPFDPDHDHHNNLVTADIPPPTTTTSSTLFFFDDIQIHQIDSPLTNHDSSPTHPTTTLQGGQNLLIKGEIAKGPSSSMRREEEIMEEEEEASSLYFHPCHYFQLATVAFLKCFGLDSTSDSPSTRRHRKRKES, from the exons ATGTTGGGTAGAGGTGAGGAAGAACTCACGAGAATCCCATGGCTGATTTTGACTCAACTAATAGTCCTCTTTCTCCTCTTCGCACTCCTCTTTTTCTTCACCCTCCTCCCTTTTGATCCCGACCACGACCACCACAACAACCTTGTCACCGCCGACATTCCCCCTCCGACGACGACAACCTCTTCCACTCTCTTCTTTTTCGACGATATTCAAATTCACCAGATTGACTCACCGCTTACTAATCACGATTCGTCGCCCACTCATCCAACAACCACCCTGCAG GGTGGCCAGAACCTATTAATAAAAGGCGAAATAGCAAAGGGTCCAAGTTCAAGCATGAGAAGGGAAGAAGAGATtatggaggaggaggaggaagctTCATCATTGTATTTTCACCCTTGTCATTATTTTCAGTTAGCCACGGTAGCATTTCTCAAATGTTTCGGCTTGGATTCTACATCTGATAGCCCTTCAACACGAAGacataggaaaagaaaagaaagctga